In a genomic window of Glycine max cultivar Williams 82 chromosome 13, Glycine_max_v4.0, whole genome shotgun sequence:
- the LOC100776211 gene encoding uncharacterized protein gives MFLRVNNHVANDATHVTRSSLTYKVNNSSTGKVGSGSSKERLEQYDKKRKVDVKSELQTSGLSKKSTKEVRQWTKDNMMTRSKRSKLNAEGNQTSSANENGRVSLSPLIAQRKSAGALKRHQLDELNNPGGNNGEGRGSSVGKRHLQDDVLLFTPIARRTRRSLAVNPLINVSDDAEMDTLDCPKGRRSLRIRKLSNDDKRSETLVGSSKPSAQPEDIGKHTAGKRKMRTDSVVKSHVNCQARSSLSLYDGSAISSVDRKQGKISELNSDKANPGDNINNSEVTTLDESPRERYKSSDLASATPAKCKTPANDASPVCMGDEYYKQSCNRNLSRSCKELHRELQSLRDIRSELLTPSKDSRKRRDMTDVRILYSHHLDEDIVKHQKKILARLGVSVASSIADATHFIANQFVRTRNMLEAIAFGKPVVTHLWIESCGQASCFIDERNYILRDVKKEKELGFSMPVSLAHAIQHPLLKGRRVLVTTNTKPSKEIVSNLTRAVQGQVVEKVGRSVFKGDTISDDLLILSCEEDYASCVPFLEKGAMVYSSELLLNGIVTQKLEYQRHRLFADIVKKTRSTLWLKRDDRTFIPVTKCN, from the exons ATGTTTCTACGAGTTAACAATCATGTTGCTAATGATGCCACTCATGTTACTAGAAGTAGTTTAACGTATAAAGTTAATAACTCTTCTACTGGAAAAGTGGGGTCGGGTTCGTCAAAGGAACGTTTGGAACAATATGACAAGAAAAGGAAAGTTGATGTTAAATCAGAGTTACAAACTTCAGGTTTATCAAAGAAAAGTACTAAAGAAGTCAGGCAGTGGACAAAGGACAATATGATGACAAGATCAAAGAGGAGCAAGTTAAATGCAGAAGGCAACCAAACCTCCAGTGCTAATGAAAATGGTAGAGTATCCTTGTCTCCACTAATTGCACAAAGAAAGTCAGCTGGAGCTTTGAAAAGACATCAGCTTGATGAGTTGAATAATCCTGGTGGCAATAATGGAGAAGGTAGAGGGAGTTCAGTCGGCAAAAGGCATTTGCAGGATGATGTTTTGCTTTTTACACCAATTGCCCGCAGAACTAGACGGTCCTTAGCAGTAAACCCATTGATTAATGTCAGTGATGATGCTGAAATGGATACATTAGATTGTCCTAAAGGAAGGAGATCTCTTAGGATTAGGAAGCTGTCTAATGATGACAAACGATCCGAGACATTAGTTGGTTCATCTAAACCATCTGCACAACCTGAAGATATTGGGAAACATACTGCtgggaagagaaaaatgagaacGGATTCTGTTGTCAAATCACATGTGAATTGCCAAGCTCGGTCATCTTTATCTTTGTATGATGGTTCAGCGATATCTTCTGTTGATCGAAAACAAGGTAAAATATCAGAGCTAAATTCAGATAAAGCAAACCCAGGGGACAATATCAATAATTCTGAAGTCACCACTTTAGATGAATCACCAAGAGAGAGGTATAAGTCATCTGACTTGGCATCTGCAACTCCGGCAAAGTGTAAGACACCCGCGAATGATGCATCACCTGTTTGTATGGGTGATGAATATTACAAACAATCATGCAATAGAAATCTTTCAAGATCATGTAAGGAGCTCCATAGAGAACTTCAAAGCTTGAGGGACATCAGATCTGAATTACTTACTCCGTCTAAAGATTCAAGAAAGAGGAGGGACATGACTGATGTTCGAATTCTTTACAGCCACCACTTGGATGAAGATATTGTTAAGCATCAGAAGAAg ATTTTAGCACGGCTTGGAGTTTCTGTGGCTTCCTCCATTGCAGATGCAACCCATTTCATAGCTAATCAATTTGTGCGTACAAGGAATATGTTAGAAGCTATTGCTTTTGGTAAACCGGTGGTCACACACTTATGGATTGAAAGCTGTGGTCAAGCTAGCTGTTTTATTGATGAGAGAAATTACATATTGAGGGAtgtgaaaaaggaaaaggagtTAGGTTTCAGCATGCCAGTTTCACTAGCACATGCAATCCAGCATCCTCTTTTAAAG GGTCGAAGAGTATTGGTCACCACAAATACTAAACCCAGTAAAGAGATTGTTTCAAATTTAACGAGAGCTGTTCAGGGCCAG GTAGTGGAGAAAGTAGGAAGATCTGTTTTCAAGGGAGATACAATTTCCGATGATCTACTGATCTTATCTTGTGAAGAAGATTATGCCTCTTGTGTGCCTTTTCTTGAAAAGG GGGCAATGGTGTACAGTTCAGAACTGTTGCTGAATGGCATCGTTACTCAGAAGCTGGAGTATCAGAG GCATCGACTTTTTGCAGACATTGTGAAGAAAACTCGTTCCACCTTATGGTTGAAAAGAGATGACAGAACATTTATTCCTGTGACTAAATGTAATTAG
- the LOC100778153 gene encoding uncharacterized protein — protein sequence MAEIDVESLFNYAVKGQWREALDAYNKNPETLEAKITKVEDTVLHVAVHVGQTCFVKSVLDNIDKEVSLNILCMQNSKGNTPLHLSAQLGNVELCHNMAKRDPKLVCFRNVEGETPLFLAAVHGKREAFFCLHENQQRRRDDEEDGSLLVRKSNGDTILHSTVVSEYFGLALQIIELYPNLVNSVNQDGLSPLQILAAKPNCFKSSTRMELLQSIIYKCSIVDEIEETYDIRCNEADTTHHYPMNYETCATFLSLLKSTSIRKDDNAASNDEENNVSRKSEEEQAKKLEKKRYLFPPNWGATIQFLTHMMKILLIICGFGASWIGKIQRKKVKHILAKQVMNELIQRTCSSSLYKHDHTGTSNINSSPSSNNQSKEKGCYQKIRRTDSPILIAAKMGVAEMVEKILETDPVAIHDVDADNKNVVLLAIENRQPHVYSLLNERSMIKETAFRQVDNQGNSALHLAATYRSYKPWRIPGAAMQMQWEYKWYKLVKNSMPPNFYERYNENGQTAKQVFISTHERLAKEGGKWLSKTSESCSLVAALVATVAFTTSTAVPGGPNQNTGYPLFQGRLAFNIFAVASLVALCSSVTALVLFLSILTSRFQEKDFAMDLPRKLLLGLTTLFTSIASVLVSFCAGHFFIVEDELKFAVYPIYAATCLPVSLFAFVQLPLYFDLSLAMIRKVPQRSYKVLSHESHHH from the exons ATGGCTGAGATTGACGTTGAAAGTTTGTTTAACTATGCGGTGAAGGGGCAGTGGAGAGAGGCATTAGATGCCTACAACAAAAACCCGGAAACATTGGAAGCTAAGATCACAAAAGTGGAAGACACAGTGCTACACGTTGCTGTGCATGTAGGCCAAACTTGCTTTGTGAAGAGTGTGTTAGATAACATCGACAAAGAGGTGTCTCTCAACATCTTATGCATGCAAAACTCAAAGGGTAACACTCCCTTGCACCTTTCAGCACAGCTTGGGAACGTGGAATTGTGCCACAACATGGCCAAAAGGGACCCCAAACTCGTTTGTTTTCGCAACGTTGAAGGTGAGACCCCTCTTTTCTTGGCAGCTGTTCATGGCAAGAGAGAGGCTTTCTTTTGTCTCCATGAAAACCAACAAAGAAGACGTGATGATGAGGAGGATGGCTCGTTGTTGGTTAGGAAAAGCAACGGGGATACCATTCTTCATTCTACCGTCGTTAGTGAATACTTTG GTTTGGCGCTTCAAATAATAGAGTTGTACCCAAACCTTGTGAATTCTGTAAACCAGGACGGGTTATCACCTCTGCAGATTCTTGCAGCGAAGCCTAATTGTTTCAAAAGCAGCACGCGGATGGAGTTACTTCAGAGTATTATTTACAAGT GTTCGATTGTTGATGAGATTGAGGAAACATATGATATACGTTGTAATGAAGCAGACACAACTCATCACTACCCTATGAACTATGAAACATGCGCCACCTTCTTATCATTGTTGAAGAGTACTT CAATTCGAAAAGATGACAACGCTGCAAGCAATGATGAAGAGAATAATGTCTCCCGAAAATCTG AGGAAGAACAAGCAAAGAAATTGGAAAAGAAACGCTACCTGTTCCCTCCCAATTGGGGAGCAACGATCCAATTCCTAACCCATATGATGAAGATCTTGCTAATCATTTGCGGTTTTG GAGCATCTTGGATAGGGAAAATCCAACGAAAGAAGGTGAAACACATTCTAGCCAAGCAAGTGATGAATGAACTAATTCAGCGAACTTGTTCTTCTTCCCTGTACAAGCATGACCACACTGGAACAAGTAACATAAATAGTAGTCCTAGTAGTAATAATCAAAGTAAGGAGAAAGGATGTTatcagaaaataagaagaacaGATTCACCTATTTTGATTGCAGCAAAGATGGGAGTGGCAGAGATGGTTGAGAAGATTCTTGAGACAGACCCAGTGGCAATCCATGACGTGGACGCTGATAACAAGAATGTTGTTCTTCTGGCCATAGAGAACAGGCAACCTCATGTTTACAGCCTGTTGAATGAGAGGAGCATGATTAAAGAGACTGCATTTCGTCAAGTGGATAACCAAGGGAACAGTGCTTTGCATCTTGCTGCCACCTATAGGAGTTATAAGCCATGGCGTATCCCTGGTGCTGCAATGCAAATGCAGTGGGAATACAAGTGGTATAAG ctAGTTAAGAACTCCATGCCACCAAATTTCTATGAACGTTACAACGAGAACGGGCAAACAGCGAAGCAGGTATTCATAAGTACACACGAGAGACTCGCAAAAGAAGGTGGTAAATGGCTGTCCAAAACCTCAGAATCATGCTCGTTGGTAGCAGCACTTGTTGCAACCGTTGCATTCACAACCTCAACAGCTGTACCAGGCGGTCCGAATCAAAACACAGGTTATCCATTGTTTCAAGGAAGACTGGCTTTCAACATCTTCGCCGTAGCATCACTTGTTGCACTTTGTTCCTCTGTCACTGCCCTTGTTTTGTTCCTCTCAATACTCACATCTCGGTTCCAAGAAAAGGATTTCGCTATGGACTTGCCGAGAAAGCTTCTTCTGGGATTGACCACACTCTTCACATCTATAGCATCTGTCTTGGTCTCATTCTGTGCAGGACATTTCTTCATAGTTGAAGACGAGCTGAAGTTTGCAGTTTATCCCATATATGCTGCTACGTGTTTGCCTGTGTCACTTTTTGCATTTGTTCAACTTCCTCTCTACTTTGATCTCTCCTTGGCTATGATAAGGAAGGTTCCTCAGCGCAGCTATAAAGTGCTCTCTCACGAATCACATCATCATTAG
- the LOC100776747 gene encoding uncharacterized protein isoform X2: MSPIDSTGNGDRKIHQDFDFVDTQPFDADGEEDDVCGFFEDTVPFGDDGVLETEAVNLAGETQALDDGDAFDDDDGVLETEALNLAGETQALDDGDTQLLEEESDSDRTQVLENVDDDDVDEVSVGNVNGEAVDSKKGESSQQNSSGSMPPRFTVLRAESLRQAALACNMDLKETQDVTNSVEGTSQFCQVPQAVKDNGGSFLRCSEKDDGVDQENKHRKYSVEVGGFKSKSMCKVANSTVRKLFNDVLPVETNQPSLRSNDFNEGDDLDKLPIYHDELTGLSYVESQEPGVLSQDNALDFVDRFLKDNTLEFDQETNSVKKIEEKSKSIPSTKRQHSLAKTVNDRGKSGRTGIYDWDDNREDEGGGDIFLRRKEDFFKGEMHRPRSLPGFQKSKVCRLNDDKEDKKQLSIPNRRKTAVHSDSKLGMHILKARDNIIPEATMLKRNLANELDEQFNTDCSRGEMEPNANACAPEMLDVGLDTQMAAEAMEALCNVGDIVDHVANDATHVTRSGLMYKVNNSSTGKVGSGSSKERLGQYDKKRKVDVKSKLQTSGLSKKSTKEVRQWTKDNMMTRSKRSKLNAEGNQTSSANENGRVSLSPLIAQRKSAGALKRHQLDELNNPGGNNGEGRGSSVGKRHLQDDVLLFTPIARRTRRSLAVNPLINVSDDAEMDTLDCPKGRRSLRIRKLSNDDKRSETLVGSSKPSAQPEDIGKHTAGKRKMRTDSVVKSHVNCQARSSLSLYDGSAISSVDRKQGKISELNSDKANPGDNINNSEVTTLDESPRERYKSSDLASATPAKCKTPANDASPVCMGDEYYKQSCNRNLSRSCKELHRELQSLRDIRSELLTPSKDSRKRRDMTDVRILYSHHLDEDIVKHQKKILARLGVSVASSIADATHFIANQFVRTRNMLEAIAFGKPVVTHLWIESCGQASCFIDERNYILRDVKKEKELGFSMPVSLAHAIQHPLLKGRRVLVTTNTKPSKEIVSNLTRAVQGQVVEKVGRSVFKGDTISDDLLILSCEEDYASCVPFLEKGAMVYSSELLLNGIVTQKLEYQRHRLFADIVKKTRSTLWLKRDDRTFIPVTKCN; encoded by the exons ATGAGTCCGATTGATTCTACGGGTAACGGTGATCGCAAAATCCACCAAGATTTCGACTTCGTCGACACTCAACCATTCGACGCCGATG GTGAGGAGGACGATGTTTGCGGATTCTTCGAGGACACGGTGCCTTTCGGCGACGACGGTGTTTTGGAGACCGAAGCGGTGAACCTTGCCGGTGAAACTCAGGCATTGGATGATGGTGATGCTTTCGACGACGACGACGGCGTTTTGGAGACCGAAGCGCTAAACCTTGCCGGGGAAACTCAGGCGTTGGATGACGGTGACACGCAGTTGCTGGAGGAAGAGTCGGATTCGGATAGAACGCAAGTTTTGGAGAATGTGGATGATGACGACGTTGATGAGGTATCTGTCGGCAATGTCAATGGTGAAGCCGTGGATAGCAAGAAGGGTGAATCGTCACAACAAAACAGTTCTG GTTCTATGCCACCACGGTTTACTGTTCTCCGTGCAGAATCCTTGCGGCAAGCTGCTCTAGCCTGCAACATGGATTTGAAAGAAACCCAGGATGTGACCAATTCTGTTGAGGGTACGAGTCAGTTTTGTCAGGTACCACAGGCTGTAAAGGATAATGGGGGGTCCTTTCTTAGATGTTCTGAGAAGGATGATGGAGTTGATCAGGAAAACAAGCACAGGAAATACAGTGTGGAAGTTGGGGGGTTTAAGAGCAAAAGTATGTGCAAGGTTGCTAACTCGACAGTGAGAAAACTTTTCAATGATGTTTTACCTGTTGAAACAAACCAACCTTCTCTTAGAAGCAATGATTTTAATGAAGGAGATGACTTGGACAAGTTGCCTATTTACCATGATGAATTGACAGGGTTAAGTTACGTGGAATCTCAAGAACCTGGAGTTTTGTCACAGGACAATGCTCTCGATTTTGTTGATAGGTTTCTCAAAGATAATACATTGGAGTTTGATCAAGAAACTAATTCTGTTAAGAAAATTGAGGAAAAGTCAAAATCCATTCCCAGTACAAAAAGACAGCACAGTTTGGCCAAGACAGTAAATGATAGAGGCAAATCTGGAAGAACTGGGATTTATGACTGGGATGATAACCGTGAGGATGAAGGTGGGGGAGATATATTCCTAAGGagaaaagaagatttttttaagGGTGAAATGCATAGGCCAAGGTCGTTGCCAGGATTCCAGAAGAGCAAAGTATGCAGACTAAATGATGATAAGGAAGACAAGAAACAATTAAGTATTCCTAATAGAAGAAAGACTGCAGTTCACTCTGATTCAAAACTAGGGATGCATATTCTCAAAGCAAGGGACAATATTATACCAGAAGCAACAATGTTAAAACGGAATCTTGCTAATGAATTGGATGAACAATTTAACACTGATTGCTCTAGAGGAGAGATGGAGCCCAATGCTAATGCATGCGCACCAGAGATGTTGGATGTAGGTTTAGATACTCAAATGGCTGCTGAGGCTATGGAAGCTTTATGCAATGTCGGGGATATTGTTGATCATGTTGCTAATGATGCCACTCATGTTACTAGAAGTGGTTTAATGTATAAAGTTAATAACTCTTCTACTGGAAAAGTGGGGTCGGGTTCGTCAAAGGAACGTTTGGGACAATATGACAAGAAAAGGAAAGTTGATGTTAAATCTAAGTTACAAACTTCAGGTTTATCAAAGAAAAGTACTAAAGAAGTCAGGCAGTGGACAAAGGACAATATGATGACAAGATCAAAGAGGAGCAAGTTAAATGCAGAAGGCAACCAAACCTCCAGTGCTAATGAAAATGGTAGAGTATCCTTGTCTCCACTAATTGCACAAAGAAAGTCAGCTGGAGCTTTGAAAAGACATCAGCTTGATGAGTTGAATAATCCTGGTGGCAATAATGGAGAAGGTAGAGGGAGTTCAGTCGGCAAAAGGCATTTGCAGGATGATGTTTTGCTTTTTACACCAATTGCCCGCAGAACTAGACGGTCCTTAGCAGTAAACCCATTGATTAATGTCAGTGATGATGCTGAAATGGATACATTAGATTGTCCTAAAGGAAGGAGATCTCTTAGGATTAGGAAGCTGTCTAATGATGACAAACGATCCGAGACATTAGTTGGTTCATCTAAACCATCTGCACAACCTGAAGATATTGGGAAACATACTGCtgggaagagaaaaatgagaacGGATTCTGTTGTCAAATCACATGTGAATTGCCAAGCTCGGTCATCTTTATCTTTGTATGATGGTTCAGCGATATCTTCTGTTGATCGAAAACAAGGTAAAATATCAGAGCTAAATTCAGATAAAGCAAACCCAGGGGACAATATCAATAATTCTGAAGTCACCACTTTAGATGAATCACCAAGAGAGAGGTATAAGTCATCTGACTTGGCATCTGCAACTCCGGCAAAGTGTAAGACACCCGCGAATGATGCATCACCTGTTTGTATGGGTGATGAATATTACAAACAATCATGCAATAGAAATCTTTCAAGATCATGTAAGGAGCTCCATAGAGAACTTCAAAGCTTGAGGGACATCAGATCTGAATTACTTACTCCGTCTAAAGATTCAAGAAAGAGGAGGGACATGACTGATGTTCGAATTCTTTACAGCCACCACTTGGATGAAGATATTGTTAAGCATCAGAAGAAg ATTTTAGCACGGCTTGGAGTTTCTGTGGCTTCCTCCATTGCAGATGCAACCCATTTCATAGCTAATCAATTTGTGCGTACAAGGAATATGTTAGAAGCTATTGCTTTTGGTAAACCGGTGGTCACACACTTATGGATTGAAAGCTGTGGTCAAGCTAGCTGTTTTATTGATGAGAGAAATTACATATTGAGGGAtgtgaaaaaggaaaaggagtTAGGTTTCAGCATGCCAGTTTCACTAGCACATGCAATCCAGCATCCTCTTTTAAAG GGTCGAAGAGTATTGGTCACCACAAATACTAAACCCAGTAAAGAGATTGTTTCAAATTTAACGAGAGCTGTTCAGGGCCAG GTAGTGGAGAAAGTAGGAAGATCTGTTTTCAAGGGAGATACAATTTCCGATGATCTACTGATCTTATCTTGTGAAGAAGATTATGCCTCTTGTGTGCCTTTTCTTGAAAAGG GGGCAATGGTGTACAGTTCAGAACTGTTGCTGAATGGCATCGTTACTCAGAAGCTGGAGTATCAGAG GCATCGACTTTTTGCAGACATTGTGAAGAAAACTCGTTCCACCTTATGGTTGAAAAGAGATGACAGAACATTTATTCCTGTGACTAAATGTAATTAG
- the LOC100776747 gene encoding uncharacterized protein isoform X1, with protein sequence MSPIDSTGNGDRKIHQDFDFVDTQPFDADGEEDDVCGFFEDTVPFGDDGVLETEAVNLAGETQALDDGDAFDDDDGVLETEALNLAGETQALDDGDTQLLEEESDSDRTQVLENVDDDDVDEVSVGNVNGEAVDSKKGESSQQNSSGSMPPRFTVLRAESLRQAALACNMDLKETQDVTNSVEGTSQFCQVPQAVKDNGGSFLRCSEKDDGVDQENKHRKYSVEVGGFKSKSMCKVANSTVRKLFNDVLPVETNQPSLRSNDFNEGDDLDKLPIYHDELTGLSYVESQEPGVLSQDNALDFVDRFLKDNTLEFDQETNSVKKIEEKSKSIPSTKRQHSLAKTVNDRGKSGRTGIYDWDDNREDEGGGDIFLRRKEDFFKGEMHRPRSLPGFQKSKVCRLNDDKEDKKQLSIPNRRKTAVHSDSKLGMHILKARDNIIPEATMLKRNLANELDEQFNTDCSRGEMEPNANACAPEMLDVGLDTQMAAEAMEALCNVGDIVDHVANDATHVTRSGLMYKVNNSSTGKVGSGSSKERLGQYDKKRKVDVKSKLQTSGLSKKSTKEVRQWTKDNMMTRSKRSKLNAEGNQTSSANENGRVSLSPLIAQRKSAGALKRHQLDELNNPGGNNGEGRGSSVGKRHLQDDVLLFTPIARRTRRSLAVNPLINVSDDAEMDTLDCPKGRRSLRIRKLSNDDKRSETLVGSSKPSAQPEDIGKHTAGKRKMRTDSVVKSHVNCQARSSLSLYDGSAISSVDRKQGKISELNSDKANPGDNINNSEVTTLDESPRERYKSSDLASATPAKCKTPANDASPVCMGDEYYKQSCNRNLSRSCKELHRELQSLRDIRSELLTPSKDSRKRRDMTDVRILYSHHLDEDIVKHQKKILARLGVSVASSIADATHFIANQFVRTRNMLEAIAFGKPVVTHLWIESCGQASCFIDERNYILRDVKKEKELGFSMPVSLAHAIQHPLLKGRRVLVTTNTKPSKEIVSNLTRAVQGQVVEKVGRSVFKGDTISDDLLILSCEEDYASCVPFLEKGQKLFHSALKTCYLLKIKNTMFCICRGNGVQFRTVAEWHRYSEAGVSEASTFCRHCEENSFHLMVEKR encoded by the exons ATGAGTCCGATTGATTCTACGGGTAACGGTGATCGCAAAATCCACCAAGATTTCGACTTCGTCGACACTCAACCATTCGACGCCGATG GTGAGGAGGACGATGTTTGCGGATTCTTCGAGGACACGGTGCCTTTCGGCGACGACGGTGTTTTGGAGACCGAAGCGGTGAACCTTGCCGGTGAAACTCAGGCATTGGATGATGGTGATGCTTTCGACGACGACGACGGCGTTTTGGAGACCGAAGCGCTAAACCTTGCCGGGGAAACTCAGGCGTTGGATGACGGTGACACGCAGTTGCTGGAGGAAGAGTCGGATTCGGATAGAACGCAAGTTTTGGAGAATGTGGATGATGACGACGTTGATGAGGTATCTGTCGGCAATGTCAATGGTGAAGCCGTGGATAGCAAGAAGGGTGAATCGTCACAACAAAACAGTTCTG GTTCTATGCCACCACGGTTTACTGTTCTCCGTGCAGAATCCTTGCGGCAAGCTGCTCTAGCCTGCAACATGGATTTGAAAGAAACCCAGGATGTGACCAATTCTGTTGAGGGTACGAGTCAGTTTTGTCAGGTACCACAGGCTGTAAAGGATAATGGGGGGTCCTTTCTTAGATGTTCTGAGAAGGATGATGGAGTTGATCAGGAAAACAAGCACAGGAAATACAGTGTGGAAGTTGGGGGGTTTAAGAGCAAAAGTATGTGCAAGGTTGCTAACTCGACAGTGAGAAAACTTTTCAATGATGTTTTACCTGTTGAAACAAACCAACCTTCTCTTAGAAGCAATGATTTTAATGAAGGAGATGACTTGGACAAGTTGCCTATTTACCATGATGAATTGACAGGGTTAAGTTACGTGGAATCTCAAGAACCTGGAGTTTTGTCACAGGACAATGCTCTCGATTTTGTTGATAGGTTTCTCAAAGATAATACATTGGAGTTTGATCAAGAAACTAATTCTGTTAAGAAAATTGAGGAAAAGTCAAAATCCATTCCCAGTACAAAAAGACAGCACAGTTTGGCCAAGACAGTAAATGATAGAGGCAAATCTGGAAGAACTGGGATTTATGACTGGGATGATAACCGTGAGGATGAAGGTGGGGGAGATATATTCCTAAGGagaaaagaagatttttttaagGGTGAAATGCATAGGCCAAGGTCGTTGCCAGGATTCCAGAAGAGCAAAGTATGCAGACTAAATGATGATAAGGAAGACAAGAAACAATTAAGTATTCCTAATAGAAGAAAGACTGCAGTTCACTCTGATTCAAAACTAGGGATGCATATTCTCAAAGCAAGGGACAATATTATACCAGAAGCAACAATGTTAAAACGGAATCTTGCTAATGAATTGGATGAACAATTTAACACTGATTGCTCTAGAGGAGAGATGGAGCCCAATGCTAATGCATGCGCACCAGAGATGTTGGATGTAGGTTTAGATACTCAAATGGCTGCTGAGGCTATGGAAGCTTTATGCAATGTCGGGGATATTGTTGATCATGTTGCTAATGATGCCACTCATGTTACTAGAAGTGGTTTAATGTATAAAGTTAATAACTCTTCTACTGGAAAAGTGGGGTCGGGTTCGTCAAAGGAACGTTTGGGACAATATGACAAGAAAAGGAAAGTTGATGTTAAATCTAAGTTACAAACTTCAGGTTTATCAAAGAAAAGTACTAAAGAAGTCAGGCAGTGGACAAAGGACAATATGATGACAAGATCAAAGAGGAGCAAGTTAAATGCAGAAGGCAACCAAACCTCCAGTGCTAATGAAAATGGTAGAGTATCCTTGTCTCCACTAATTGCACAAAGAAAGTCAGCTGGAGCTTTGAAAAGACATCAGCTTGATGAGTTGAATAATCCTGGTGGCAATAATGGAGAAGGTAGAGGGAGTTCAGTCGGCAAAAGGCATTTGCAGGATGATGTTTTGCTTTTTACACCAATTGCCCGCAGAACTAGACGGTCCTTAGCAGTAAACCCATTGATTAATGTCAGTGATGATGCTGAAATGGATACATTAGATTGTCCTAAAGGAAGGAGATCTCTTAGGATTAGGAAGCTGTCTAATGATGACAAACGATCCGAGACATTAGTTGGTTCATCTAAACCATCTGCACAACCTGAAGATATTGGGAAACATACTGCtgggaagagaaaaatgagaacGGATTCTGTTGTCAAATCACATGTGAATTGCCAAGCTCGGTCATCTTTATCTTTGTATGATGGTTCAGCGATATCTTCTGTTGATCGAAAACAAGGTAAAATATCAGAGCTAAATTCAGATAAAGCAAACCCAGGGGACAATATCAATAATTCTGAAGTCACCACTTTAGATGAATCACCAAGAGAGAGGTATAAGTCATCTGACTTGGCATCTGCAACTCCGGCAAAGTGTAAGACACCCGCGAATGATGCATCACCTGTTTGTATGGGTGATGAATATTACAAACAATCATGCAATAGAAATCTTTCAAGATCATGTAAGGAGCTCCATAGAGAACTTCAAAGCTTGAGGGACATCAGATCTGAATTACTTACTCCGTCTAAAGATTCAAGAAAGAGGAGGGACATGACTGATGTTCGAATTCTTTACAGCCACCACTTGGATGAAGATATTGTTAAGCATCAGAAGAAg ATTTTAGCACGGCTTGGAGTTTCTGTGGCTTCCTCCATTGCAGATGCAACCCATTTCATAGCTAATCAATTTGTGCGTACAAGGAATATGTTAGAAGCTATTGCTTTTGGTAAACCGGTGGTCACACACTTATGGATTGAAAGCTGTGGTCAAGCTAGCTGTTTTATTGATGAGAGAAATTACATATTGAGGGAtgtgaaaaaggaaaaggagtTAGGTTTCAGCATGCCAGTTTCACTAGCACATGCAATCCAGCATCCTCTTTTAAAG GGTCGAAGAGTATTGGTCACCACAAATACTAAACCCAGTAAAGAGATTGTTTCAAATTTAACGAGAGCTGTTCAGGGCCAG GTAGTGGAGAAAGTAGGAAGATCTGTTTTCAAGGGAGATACAATTTCCGATGATCTACTGATCTTATCTTGTGAAGAAGATTATGCCTCTTGTGTGCCTTTTCTTGAAAAGGGTCAGAAACTGTTTCATTCAGCTTTGAAAACTTGCTATCTGCTCAAAATTAAGAATACTATGTTTTGCATCTGCAGGGGCAATGGTGTACAGTTCAGAACTGTTGCTGAATGGCATCGTTACTCAGAAGCTGGAGTATCAGAG GCATCGACTTTTTGCAGACATTGTGAAGAAAACTCGTTCCACCTTATGGTTGAAAAGAGATGA